Sequence from the Sanguibacter keddieii DSM 10542 genome:
CGGCTCGCACGACACCCCGCGCCTGCGGTCCCTGGTCGGCAGCCTCGACATGGTCGAGGTCGCCGCCGGCCTTCTCTTCACCTACCCGGGCACGCCCGTGGTCTTCGCCGGTGACGAGATCGGCGCCGAGGGTCTCAACGGCGAGCACGCACGCGTCACCATGCCGTGGGACGAGCCGGACCGCTGGGACGGGGACACCTTCGACGTGTACCGCCGCCTCGTCGCGCTGCGCCGCTCCTCGGTCGCCCTGCGCACCGGTGGCCTGCGCTGGGTGCTCGTCGAGGACGACGCCGTCGCGTTCCTGCGCGAGTCTCCGGACGAGACGGTCCTGGTGCTCGTCGCCCGCGCACCCTGGTGCGGTGCGGTGCTGCCCGAGGCCATCGCGCCCGACGGCGCACCCGTCACCCTCTACGGCGACGCGGACCTCGAGCCCGTCGACGGCGGCTACGCCCTCCCCGCCGGCGGCCCCGGAGTCCACGCCTGGCGCCTCCGCTAGGACCACGGCCCAGACCGTCAGAGCCCGGGTGCCCACAAGGTGCACCCGGGCTCTGCCCGTCTCCGGAGCAAGGCGTCACCCGACGGCTGGCCGGTCTGCGACGTCGCGTAGAGCACCTGGTCAGCCGCTGGCTACGCTTGTCCTGTGCCACACACCCACGAACGCGACACCGCCGAGTCCGGCTACACGCAGGCCGACCGTCTGCGGTGGGTCGACGAGGCTCCCAAGAGCAAGGCGCGGACCCCCTTCGAGCGGGACCGCGCGCGCATCGTGCACTCCTCGGCGCTGCGCCGCCTCGGGGCCAAGACTCAGGTCCTCGGCCCGGCGTCTGACGACTTCATCCGCACCCGCCTGACCCACACCCTCGAGGTCGCGCAGGTGGGTCGCGAGCTCGGCAAGGCGCTCGGCTGCGACCCCGACGTGGTCGACACCGCCTGCCTGGCGCACGACCTCGGGCACCCGCCCTTCGGGCACAACGGCGAGCGCGCCCTCGCCGAGATCGCCAAGGACATCGGCGGCTTCGAGGGCAACGCCCAGACCCTGCGCCTGCTCACCCGCCTCGAGGGCAAGGTCTTCGCCGACGACGGCCGCGCCGTCGGCCTCAACCTCACCCGTGCGAGCCTCGACGCGTCGGTCAAGTACCCGTGGGCGTACCGGCAGGGCCCGCTGCGCCTCGACGGTCGCCCCACCCACAAGTTCGGCGTCTACGCCGACGACATGCCCGTCTTCGAGTGGCTGCGCGACGGCGCCCCCGAGGGCGTCAAGTGCCTGGAGGCGCAGGTCATGGACCTCGCCGACGACATCTCGTACTCCGTGCACGACGTCGAGGACGGCATCGTCGGCGGACGCTTCGACCTCAAGATCCTCGAGGGCGACGAGGAGCGCGCCCGCGTGATCGACGCCGTGCAGACCTGGTACGGCCACCTCGTCTCGCCCGACGGCCTCCGCGACGCCATCGAGCGCCTCGACGACGCCGGCCTGCTGGTCCAGGGCTTCGACGGGTCGCGGCGCGCCCTCGCCACCCTCAAGGACACCACCAGCCAGCTCATCGGCCGGTTCGCCAAGGCCGCCGAGCGCGCCACCCGCGCGCAGTACGGCGACGGCCCGCTCACCCGGTACGCGGCGATGCTCATCGTCCCCGAGGAGACCCTCGCCGAGATCCTCGTCCTCAAGGGCCTCGCCGTCGCCTACATCATGGCGCCGCGCGAGGGAGAGCCCCTCTACATCCGTCAGCGCGAGCTCGTCGCCGACCTCGTCGAGGTCCTCAGCGACCGCGCCCCGATCGCCCTCGAGCCGTCGTTCGCGATCGACTGGAAGGAGGCCGAGGACGACGCCGCCCGCCTGCGTGTCGTCGTCGACCAGGTGGCCTCCCTCACCGACGTCTCAGCCGCCCAGTGGCACGCCCGCCTCGTCCAGCCGGGCAAGCTCGACGTCTGACCTCGATCTGCGTGGACGAATCTCGCCCGTCCGGGAATGTACGGGGTAGACCACCCCACGACCGGAGGCAGACATGCAGATCGACGACCTGGACACCTTCCTTGAGGACGCCGACCCGGCAGGCGACCTGACCCCGGACGAACGCCGGCAGGTCGCGGCGATGGCGGCCCGCTCGGCGCCCGCCCGCAGGCGTCGTCCCGCACGCCCTGTCGCCGCGGCGGCGATCGCGGCGTCCCTCCTCGGGGTAGGCGCCGTCGCCGCAGCGGCTGCGGGCAGCCAGTGGTCTCCCTGGGCGCAGGACGACCCGCTCGTCTCGATCAGCTACGTACCGCCGAGCGGTGCGACGTGCGAGCTCCGCTTCGGCAACCTCACGGCGGTCTCCGAGGAGTTCGGCGAGGTGATCCGTGACACGGTCGCCAGCACCCGCCTCACGGACGCCGACGTCGCGGCAGCCTTGGAGCACCACGACGTGCCGCACGACTTCTTCCCCGAGGACAAGGGCTACGACATCGGGGTCTCCATGGCACTCCAGCTGCGGATCCGTGCAGCGTTGGAGGCGCACGGCATCCTCGGGCAGTCGGCGAGCTACGAGTCCGAGCTCGTCTGCTCATGACCTCGACCAGATCCCGGCAGCTCCTCACCGCGGCGCTCGGCGAGTGCTCGGACGACCTCCTGCGCTACTTCCTCCGGCGCCTCGACCGCGAGGACGCCGCCGACGCCCTCGCGGACGTGATGACCACCGCCTGGTCCCGCGTCGACGCGCTCCCGACCGCGCCGACCGAGGCCCGCATGTGGCTGTTCGGTATCGCCCGCAACGTCCTGCTGCACGCGCAGCGAGGGTCGTCGCGCCGGTCCCGGCTCGCTGACCGCCTCCGGTCGACCCTGGGCCAGCGGACCGCGTCGTCCGCCGACCACGGCGTCGAGATCCGCGACGCGATCGACAGGCTCGACCCGGACCTGGCCGAGCTCGTCCGGCTCGTCCACTGGGACGGGTTCTCGCTCACGGACGCCGCGGACCTGCTGGGGATCCCCGCCTCGACCGCCCGAGGGCGGTACCAGCGGGCGAAGGAGACCTTGCGCGACGTGCTCGCCCCTACGCCCCGGTGAGGTCGGTGAGCTCGGCCAGGACTCGCGCTAACCGGCCGTGGAGCTGCGGGGGCACCTCGGCGGGCAGGGCGTCGACCGGCCACCACGCGACGTCGTCGCTCTCCTCGCTGACCACCGGGACGCTGTCCGCTGGCACGAGCGCCACGTAGCCGACGTCCCAGTGCACGGCGCAGCGCCCGAAGGCGTCGCCCAGGCCGTGGCGGTCGAGGTCGACCGGGGTGCGGCGGAGCAGCCCGAGGTCCACCAGCCCGCTCTCCTCGTGCGCCTCGCGGGCGGCCGCAGCCGCGACGTCGGAGTCGCCCGGCTCGACGTGCCCGCCGACCTGGACCCAGAACTGGCCCTTGCGGTGGAAGCAGAGCAGCACCTGCCGCAGGTCCGGGCTGAGGACGAAGGTGCTCGCCGTGAGGTGCTGCGGGGAGGCGTCGCGCGTGGCCGTGCCGCCGTCGGCGAGGTACGCCAGGTACTCGACGCGCAGCGTCGCGAGGTGCGGGGACCGGGGTGCCCACGACGCGAGCTGCTCGGCGAGGACCACGGTCCGCGGGTCGTCTCCAGGCCCAGAGGCCGTGGACGGGAGAGGGTGCGGGGCAGGCGTCTCGGTCACCCGACGACACTAGCGGGCGGTCGGGACCCGTCGAGTGCCCAGCCCCAGCACGGTGCCCACCCGTCCGCCAGACTGGACCGATGCACCTCACCCACCTGCCCCCGACGCCCGAGCAGCAGTGGTCCCTCGCGATCCACGCCGGAGCCGGCCCGCGACCCCGTCCGCTGACACCCGAGGAGACCGCCGGCTACGAGGCCGGCCTGCGCCGTGCCGTCGACGCCGGTCGCGCCGTCCTGCACGATGGCGGCGCCGCCCTCGACGCGGTCACCGCGGCGGTCCTCGTCCTCGAGGACGACGAGCACTTCAACGCCGGGCGCGGCGCCGCGCTCACCAGCGCAGGCACCGTGGAGCTCGACGCGGCCGTCATGTCCGGCACGGACCGCTCTGTCGGCGCCGTCACCGGGTCGACGCGTGCACGCAACCCCGTCCTCGCGGCCCGGGCCGTCAGGGAGCAGACCCGGCACGTGCTCGTCGCCGACCCCGACGCCGACCTCCTCGCCCGCTGGGGCGTGCCGACCGCACCGCAGGACTACTTCGTCACCCCGCGCCGACGAGCCCAGCTCGACGACGCCCTCGGGGCCGACGCCTCGACGCCACGCTGGCCGGCACCCGAGTCACCCGCCCCCGGCACGGTCGTCGGCCACGGGACCGTCGGGGCCGTCGCCCGCGACAGCCAGGGCAACCTCGCCGCGGCCACCTCGACCGGCGGCGTGACCAACCAGATGGTCGGGCGCATCGGCGACGCACCCGTCGTCGGCGCCGGGACCTACGCCGACAACAGCACCGTCGCGATCTCCTGCACCGGTATCGGGGAGTTCTTCCTCCGCGGGGTGCTCGCCCACGACGTCGCCGCCCGCATCCGCTACCGCGGAGACACCCTGCACGACGCCGTCGAGTCGGCGATCGACGAGCACCTCGTCGCGACCGGCGGGGACGGCGGGCTCATCGCCGTCGACAGCGCCGGCGGCGTGGTCCTCGGCTTCTGCTCGGCCGCGATGTTCCGGGGATACGCGACCAGCACCTGCGAGACCGAGGTCGTCGCCTGAGCGTCAGCCAGCAGGCACTGAAGGCCTCAGACGGTCACCCCGCCGCAGCGAGCCCGTACCCGTCCGGGTCGAAGCGCCCGTAGCGCTCGCGGAAGGTGAAGGCGAAGTCTGGCCACAGCAGCGTGAGGCGGCCGTTGCGGTCGTCGCGGTACCAGCTGGTGCAGCCTCCGG
This genomic interval carries:
- a CDS encoding isoaspartyl peptidase/L-asparaginase family protein; protein product: MHLTHLPPTPEQQWSLAIHAGAGPRPRPLTPEETAGYEAGLRRAVDAGRAVLHDGGAALDAVTAAVLVLEDDEHFNAGRGAALTSAGTVELDAAVMSGTDRSVGAVTGSTRARNPVLAARAVREQTRHVLVADPDADLLARWGVPTAPQDYFVTPRRRAQLDDALGADASTPRWPAPESPAPGTVVGHGTVGAVARDSQGNLAAATSTGGVTNQMVGRIGDAPVVGAGTYADNSTVAISCTGIGEFFLRGVLAHDVAARIRYRGDTLHDAVESAIDEHLVATGGDGGLIAVDSAGGVVLGFCSAAMFRGYATSTCETEVVA
- a CDS encoding deoxyguanosinetriphosphate triphosphohydrolase, whose amino-acid sequence is MPHTHERDTAESGYTQADRLRWVDEAPKSKARTPFERDRARIVHSSALRRLGAKTQVLGPASDDFIRTRLTHTLEVAQVGRELGKALGCDPDVVDTACLAHDLGHPPFGHNGERALAEIAKDIGGFEGNAQTLRLLTRLEGKVFADDGRAVGLNLTRASLDASVKYPWAYRQGPLRLDGRPTHKFGVYADDMPVFEWLRDGAPEGVKCLEAQVMDLADDISYSVHDVEDGIVGGRFDLKILEGDEERARVIDAVQTWYGHLVSPDGLRDAIERLDDAGLLVQGFDGSRRALATLKDTTSQLIGRFAKAAERATRAQYGDGPLTRYAAMLIVPEETLAEILVLKGLAVAYIMAPREGEPLYIRQRELVADLVEVLSDRAPIALEPSFAIDWKEAEDDAARLRVVVDQVASLTDVSAAQWHARLVQPGKLDV
- a CDS encoding RNA polymerase sigma factor; this encodes MTSTRSRQLLTAALGECSDDLLRYFLRRLDREDAADALADVMTTAWSRVDALPTAPTEARMWLFGIARNVLLHAQRGSSRRSRLADRLRSTLGQRTASSADHGVEIRDAIDRLDPDLAELVRLVHWDGFSLTDAADLLGIPASTARGRYQRAKETLRDVLAPTPR
- a CDS encoding NUDIX hydrolase, with amino-acid sequence MTETPAPHPLPSTASGPGDDPRTVVLAEQLASWAPRSPHLATLRVEYLAYLADGGTATRDASPQHLTASTFVLSPDLRQVLLCFHRKGQFWVQVGGHVEPGDSDVAAAAAREAHEESGLVDLGLLRRTPVDLDRHGLGDAFGRCAVHWDVGYVALVPADSVPVVSEESDDVAWWPVDALPAEVPPQLHGRLARVLAELTDLTGA